The proteins below come from a single Oncorhynchus keta strain PuntledgeMale-10-30-2019 chromosome 1, Oket_V2, whole genome shotgun sequence genomic window:
- the babam1 gene encoding BRISC and BRCA1-A complex member 1: METPQPGPADGEERSVELRPRTRSNPEGAEDRRSSTGSLGNSNPSTPQPAVGSRVEGEGEASTSDSPPSSTTTTVSATTAQTVAPIVAATVNAIVGLPTPTPVAKDRPKPTQAPPPLTPPIPPTAEFQLRAPRVNCPEKVIICLDLSEEMSSQKLESFNGSKTNALNISQKMIEMFVRTKHKIDKRHEFALVVVNDDALWLSGFTSDPRELCSCLYDLDTNVCETFNLEDLLSVIRQKIDLPLMDNIQTIPPPFVVRTLLIYSRHAGQLQFSPSDTASMLLSPYFFFDVVYLHNGAEEQGDEASWRDIYTSFCNLDSKGTCYHFEVSLCGPAIELHNCMAKLLSHPLQRPFQSHASYSLLEGDDPQDVEATV; encoded by the exons ATGGAGACCCCACAGCCCGGCCCAGCAGACGGAGAGGAGCGATCTGTGGAGCTGCGGCCCAGAACACGCTCAAACCCGGAGGGTGCAGAGGACAGGCGCAGCAGCACTGGTAGCCTAGGCAACAGCAACCCCAGCACCCCGCAGCCCGCAGTGGGAAGccgagtggagggagagggggaggcctCGACCAGCGACAGCCCTCCtagctccaccaccaccacagtctCTGCCACCACAGCCCAGACCGTAGCCCCTATAGTGGCAGCTACGGTCAATGCCATAGTAGGCCTGCCCACCCCCACGCCAGTGGCCAAGGACAGGCCCAAACCCACCCAGGCTCCTCCCCCCCTGACGCCCCCCATCCCTCCCACAGCAGAGTTCCAGCTACGAGCACCCCGCGTCAACTGTCCAGAGAAAGTG atcaTCTGTTTGGATCTCTCTGAAGAGATGTCATCACAAAAACTGGAGTCCTTCAATGG ATCCAAGACCAACGCTCTCAATATTTCCCAGAAGATGATTGAGATGTTTGTGAGAACAAAACACAAGATTGACAAGCGCCATGAGTTTGCCCTGGTGGTTGTTAATGATGATGCCTTGTGG CTGTCAGGTTTCACCTCTGACCCCAGGGAGCTGTGCAGCTGTCTCTATGACCTGGACACCAACGTGTGTGAAACCTTCA ATCTAGAGGATCTTCTTAGTGTTAT CCGTCAGAAGATAGATCTTCCTCTCATGGACAACATCCAGACCATCCCCCCTCCGTTTGTAGTCAGGACTCTCCTCATCTACAGTAGACACGCTGGACAGCTGCAGTTCAGCCCCTCAGACACTGCT AGCATGCTGTTGTCTCCCTACTTCTTCTTTGATGTGGTTTACCTTCACAACGGGGCTGAGGAGCAGGGGGATGAGGCCAGCTGGAGG GACATCTACACATCGTTCTGTAACCTGGACTCTAAAGGCACCTGTTACCACTTCGAGGTATCTCTGTGTGGGCCGGCCATCGAGctccacaactgcatggccaagctGCTGTCCCACCCCCTCCAGAGACCCTTCCAGAGCCATGCCTCCTACAGCCTGCTAGAGGGAGATGACCCCCAGGACGTAGAGGCCACCGTCTAA